In the Actinomycetota bacterium genome, CGGCTACGCCGCTTCCCGGCCGGGCTGCTCGTCTTCGGCGATGCGATCTGCAGCACCAACCCGGCCTACGCCCTGGGCATGTCGGTGGCCGCCCTCCAGGCGGCGGCCCTGCAGGACACCTTGGCCGGTGGCGACGGTGACCTGGCCCGGCGGTTCTTCCGGGCCGCCGCCAAGCCGGTCGACATGGCCTGGCAGCTCACGGTCGGCTCCGACCTGGCCTTGCCCCAGGTCCAGGGACCACGGCCGCTGCCGGTCCGGGTCATCAACACCTACGTCACCTGGGTGCTGACCGCGGCCCAACGCGACCCCGTGGTGGCCGAACGGTTCTTCCGAGTCGCTTCCCTCCAGGACCCGGCCACCCGGCTGTTCCGGCTCCCCACGGCGCGGCGCGTCCTGCTCGGCAACCTCCGGCGACGCCCCGAAGCTGCGATCGACACCACCACACGCGTGGCCGTGAGCGGTCCCCGCCCCTAGTTGAGGCTCGGTCGATGCCCGTCGGCTCGACAAGCGCCACGTGGAGCGATCGCCGTGGCGGCCGGTCGGCCTACCGGGGTCCGGGCACCGGCGGATGTCCTTCTGGACCCTCGTAGCCGGCCGGGACCCCGCTGCCCGATGGGGCGATCGGGAGCGGCCGGCCGGTGAGGAAGGCGCGGACCACCGCCAGGAAAGCGGCCGGCTGGTCCTGGTAGAGGTTGTGCCCGGCCCGCCGGAGGTAGACCAGCTCGGCGTTGGGCAGGGCCTGGCGGTAGTGCATCGCGCTGGCCCAGGACAGGTAGTCGCAGGACCCCTTGATGATCAGCGCCGGGGTCCTCAGGCGAGCCAGCGCGGGGCGAGGGTCCGACCAGGGCCGAGCGGCGGCCGACTGGGGGAACTGGTAGGCGTAGAAGCCCAGCCCATGCAGCGCCGGCCCCGGTGCTGCGCCCCGGCAGTGCAGCGCTGGTCGGCTGTGGTTGTAGACCCGGTCGTTGCGGGCGTCCATCTCGGCGTCACCCACGAAGGCGTGCGCCGCCCGAGGGTTGACCTGCAGCAGGATCCAGCCCAGCAGCACCCGCGGTCGGG is a window encoding:
- a CDS encoding 2-polyprenyl-6-methoxyphenol hydroxylase-like oxidoreductase — translated: RLRRFPAGLLVFGDAICSTNPAYALGMSVAALQAAALQDTLAGGDGDLARRFFRAAAKPVDMAWQLTVGSDLALPQVQGPRPLPVRVINTYVTWVLTAAQRDPVVAERFFRVASLQDPATRLFRLPTARRVLLGNLRRRPEAAIDTTTRVAVSGPRP